The Rhodoferax sediminis genome has a segment encoding these proteins:
- the nirD gene encoding nitrite reductase small subunit NirD, whose amino-acid sequence MNDWKAICRVEDIPVLGARRVARPKGVAVAVFRNDQDQVFALLDRCPHRGGPLSQGIVFGTSVACPLHNRVIGLDDGCAKAPDEGCTPRFAVKVEAGTVYLDAGELASHATDLPQPVAGPALKAAATA is encoded by the coding sequence ATGAACGACTGGAAAGCCATTTGCCGCGTTGAAGACATCCCCGTGCTAGGCGCACGCCGGGTGGCGCGCCCCAAGGGCGTGGCCGTCGCCGTGTTCCGCAACGACCAGGACCAGGTGTTCGCGCTGCTCGACCGCTGCCCGCACCGGGGCGGCCCGCTCTCGCAGGGCATCGTGTTCGGCACCAGCGTGGCCTGCCCGCTGCACAACCGGGTGATCGGGCTGGACGACGGCTGCGCCAAGGCGCCCGACGAGGGCTGCACGCCGCGCTTTGCCGTCAAGGTTGAGGCCGGCACCGTGTATCTGGATGCCGGTGAACTCGCCAGCCACGCCACCGACCTGCCCCAACCCGTTGCCGGACCGGCTTTGAAGGCAGCCGCCACCGCATGA
- a CDS encoding nitrate reductase: protein MTHETRSTCPYCGVGCGVIIESQGDQVTGVRGDPGHPANFGRLCSKGATLHLTASAAVTRQTRLMQPMQRLRRHEAPVPLAWDAALGLASQTFARITREHGPDAVGFYLSGQLLTEDYYVFNKLSKGLIGTNNVDTNSRLCMSSAVAGYKQTLGMDAPPACYDDVSHAQRLFIVGSNTAWAHPVLFRRIEDAKAANPALKIIVVDPRRTDTAAIADLYLPIQPGTDVMLFNGMLHIMLWEGWIDAAWIAAHTSGFDALKATLRDCTPALVAQVCGITKEDLYVAAQLFAGASAGDAGRRAPTLSLYCQGLNQSSSGTAKNAALINLHLATGQIGRPGAGPFSLTGQPNAMGGREVGGMANLLSAHRDLANPQHRAEVAALWGVPSVPDQPGKTAVEMFQAAADGEIRALWIACTNPAQSMPDQALVRRALERCEFVVVQEAFATTATCDYADLLLPATTWSEKEGTVTNSERRISRVRAAVPPPGSAQNGPRHDWAIAVDFARRLEPLLPVRAETGLFPYDTPEAIWNEHRESTRGRDLDITGLSYARLDDAGPQQWPLPEGETVGKARLYEDGVFPTPDGRARFAATTYRPVAEPRESRYPFSLSTGRLRDQWHGMSRTGTLGRLFGHVAEPAVQLHPQDMARRGLQEGDLVHVTSRRGSIVLPVQGASEMGLSQAFIAMHWGGEFLGGVSSMGVRLAGVNALTTSAFCPNSKQPELKHAAVKILKAELPWSLLGVAWLPDERALAAREELKRLMALFPFASCVPFGRERTGLLFRAASYEAAPIEVIANIERLLGLGGSDVLRYADRKKGQRRAARLARMGDQARLTGFVLAGDISAESWIKTLLQDELPAQAYGRLLLVPGAKAPVAVQSRGQQVCTCLNVTDTAIRAHLAGAAGPEDSRLASLQARLRCGTQCGSCVPELRKIIRATLPLKQAA from the coding sequence ATGACGCATGAAACGCGTTCGACCTGCCCTTACTGCGGTGTAGGGTGCGGCGTGATCATCGAGTCGCAGGGCGATCAGGTCACCGGCGTGCGCGGCGACCCCGGGCATCCGGCCAACTTCGGCCGGCTGTGCAGCAAGGGCGCCACGCTGCACCTGACGGCCAGCGCGGCCGTGACCCGGCAGACCCGGCTGATGCAGCCAATGCAGCGCCTGCGCCGGCACGAGGCGCCCGTGCCCCTGGCGTGGGACGCCGCCCTTGGCCTGGCCAGCCAGACCTTCGCGCGCATCACCCGCGAGCACGGGCCCGATGCCGTGGGCTTTTACCTCTCGGGCCAGTTGCTGACCGAGGACTACTACGTCTTCAACAAGCTGTCCAAGGGCCTGATCGGCACCAACAACGTGGACACCAACTCGCGCCTGTGCATGAGCAGCGCGGTGGCGGGCTACAAGCAGACGCTCGGGATGGACGCACCGCCCGCCTGCTACGACGACGTGAGCCACGCGCAGCGCCTTTTCATTGTCGGCAGCAACACGGCCTGGGCGCACCCGGTCCTGTTTCGCCGCATCGAGGACGCGAAGGCCGCCAACCCGGCCTTGAAAATCATCGTGGTCGACCCGCGCCGCACCGACACCGCGGCGATCGCCGACCTGTATTTGCCGATCCAGCCCGGCACCGACGTCATGCTGTTCAACGGCATGCTGCACATCATGCTGTGGGAAGGCTGGATCGATGCCGCCTGGATTGCGGCCCACACCAGCGGCTTCGATGCGCTCAAGGCCACGCTGCGCGACTGCACGCCGGCCCTCGTGGCGCAGGTCTGCGGCATCACCAAAGAAGACCTGTATGTCGCGGCGCAGCTGTTCGCCGGCGCTTCGGCGGGCGATGCGGGGCGTCGCGCACCCACGCTCAGCCTGTACTGCCAGGGCCTGAACCAGTCGAGCAGCGGCACCGCCAAGAACGCGGCGCTGATCAATTTGCACCTGGCCACCGGCCAGATCGGGCGACCCGGTGCCGGCCCGTTCTCGCTGACCGGCCAGCCCAATGCCATGGGCGGGCGCGAGGTCGGCGGCATGGCCAACCTGCTGTCGGCGCACCGCGACCTGGCGAATCCGCAGCACCGCGCCGAAGTGGCCGCGCTGTGGGGCGTGCCCTCGGTGCCCGACCAGCCCGGCAAGACGGCGGTCGAGATGTTCCAGGCGGCGGCCGACGGCGAAATCCGCGCGCTGTGGATTGCCTGCACCAACCCGGCCCAGTCCATGCCCGACCAGGCATTGGTGCGCCGAGCACTGGAACGCTGCGAGTTCGTGGTGGTGCAGGAAGCCTTTGCCACCACCGCCACCTGCGATTACGCCGACCTGCTGCTGCCCGCCACGACCTGGAGTGAAAAGGAAGGCACGGTCACCAACAGCGAGCGGCGCATCAGCCGGGTGCGGGCGGCGGTTCCACCGCCCGGGAGTGCGCAAAACGGTCCACGCCACGACTGGGCTATTGCCGTGGATTTTGCGCGGCGACTGGAGCCGTTGCTGCCTGTTCGTGCCGAAACGGGCCTGTTCCCCTACGACACGCCCGAAGCCATCTGGAACGAGCACCGCGAATCCACGCGCGGCCGCGACCTCGACATCACGGGCCTGAGCTACGCCCGGCTCGACGACGCAGGCCCGCAGCAGTGGCCGCTGCCGGAGGGCGAGACGGTCGGCAAGGCGCGCCTGTACGAAGACGGCGTCTTCCCCACGCCCGACGGCCGCGCGCGCTTTGCCGCTACCACCTACCGGCCCGTGGCCGAGCCGCGCGAGTCGCGCTACCCGTTCAGCCTGTCCACCGGGCGCCTGCGCGACCAGTGGCACGGCATGAGCCGCACCGGCACGCTGGGCCGGCTGTTCGGCCATGTGGCCGAGCCGGCCGTGCAGTTGCACCCGCAGGACATGGCGCGCCGCGGCCTCCAGGAGGGCGACCTGGTCCACGTCACCAGCCGGCGCGGCTCGATCGTGCTGCCGGTGCAGGGCGCCAGCGAAATGGGGTTGAGCCAGGCCTTCATCGCCATGCACTGGGGCGGCGAGTTTCTCGGCGGCGTCAGCAGCATGGGCGTGCGGCTGGCCGGCGTGAATGCGCTGACCACCTCGGCCTTTTGCCCGAACTCGAAACAGCCCGAGCTCAAGCACGCGGCGGTGAAAATCCTGAAGGCCGAACTGCCGTGGTCGCTGCTCGGCGTGGCCTGGCTGCCGGACGAGCGGGCGCTGGCGGCGCGCGAGGAGCTCAAGCGTCTGATGGCGCTGTTTCCGTTTGCCAGCTGCGTGCCCTTCGGCCGCGAGCGCACCGGCCTGCTGTTTCGCGCCGCCAGTTACGAGGCGGCGCCCATTGAGGTCATCGCAAACATCGAGCGCCTGCTGGGCCTGGGCGGCTCCGACGTGCTTCGCTACGCCGACAGGAAAAAAGGCCAGCGCCGCGCGGCCCGGCTCGCGCGCATGGGCGATCAGGCACGGCTCACGGGCTTTGTGCTGGCCGGCGACATCAGCGCCGAGAGCTGGATCAAGACCCTGCTGCAGGACGAGCTGCCGGCGCAGGCGTACG
- the nirB gene encoding nitrite reductase large subunit NirB: protein MKKSRLVMVGNGMAGIRTIEELLKIAPELYDITVFGAEPHPNYNRILLSPVLAGEQTLDEIVLNAWDWYRDNHITLHAGKKVVEVDRVHRIVRAQDGTEEPYDRLLMCTGSNPFILPVPGKELEGVIAYRDIADTNAMIEASQKYRRAVVIGGGLLGLEAANGLMLRGMDVTVVHVMPWLMERQLDDVAGKLLQKSLEDRGLKFMIGAQTEALIPDRDGRVMAIRFKNGTELPTDLVVMAVGIRPNTELAEAMRLHCNRGIVVNDTLQTVTDARIYAVGECAAHRGIAYGLVAPLFEQAKVAANHLAQFGIGRYTGSLTSTKLKVTGIDLFSAGEFMGGEGTEELVMSDPFGGVYKKLVIKDDRLVGACLYGDTVDGSWYFKLLRDGRSVHDIRDKLMFGESNIGDSGHEGHSKAAGMPDDAEVCGCNGVTKGTICKAIKDKGLFTLDEVRRHTKASASCGSCTGLVEQLLMATAGGDYSALPAKKALCGCTEHSHQEVREAIKAHKLLAIADVFHFMEWRTPNGCSMCRPAVNYYLLSTWPKQARDDPQSRYINERSHANIQKDGTYSVIPRMWGGETTASELRRIADAVDKYKIPTVKVTGGQRIDLLGVKKEDLQNVWKDIGMPSGHAYAKALRTVKTCVGSEWCRFGTQDSTQMGKDLERALWRMYAPHKVKLAVSGCPRNCAESGIKDVGVIGVDSGWEIHVGGNGGIKTEVAQFLVKVKTSGEVLEYAGGFLQLYREEGWYLERTVHYIQRVGLDYVKKRILDDAEGRKALWERLQFSVDGEPDPWFETDKAGVDTRQFEPLTA from the coding sequence AACGCCTGGGACTGGTACCGGGACAACCACATCACGCTGCACGCCGGCAAAAAGGTCGTGGAGGTGGACCGCGTGCACCGCATCGTGCGCGCCCAGGACGGCACCGAGGAGCCGTACGACCGCCTGCTGATGTGCACCGGCTCGAATCCGTTCATCCTGCCGGTGCCGGGCAAGGAACTGGAAGGCGTGATCGCCTACCGCGACATCGCCGACACCAACGCGATGATCGAGGCCTCGCAGAAATACAGGCGCGCCGTCGTCATCGGCGGCGGCCTGCTGGGACTGGAAGCGGCCAACGGCCTGATGCTGCGCGGCATGGACGTGACCGTGGTGCATGTGATGCCCTGGCTGATGGAGCGCCAGCTCGACGATGTGGCGGGCAAGCTGCTGCAAAAATCGCTGGAAGACCGTGGGCTCAAGTTCATGATCGGCGCGCAGACCGAAGCGCTGATTCCCGACCGGGATGGAAGGGTCATGGCGATCCGGTTCAAGAATGGCACCGAGCTGCCGACCGACCTCGTGGTCATGGCGGTCGGTATCAGACCGAACACCGAGCTGGCCGAAGCCATGCGCCTGCACTGCAATCGCGGCATCGTGGTCAATGACACGCTACAGACCGTGACCGACGCGCGCATTTACGCCGTGGGCGAATGTGCGGCGCACCGCGGCATCGCCTACGGCCTGGTGGCGCCGCTGTTCGAGCAGGCCAAGGTGGCGGCGAATCACCTTGCGCAGTTCGGCATCGGCCGCTACACCGGCTCGCTGACCTCGACCAAGCTCAAGGTCACGGGCATCGACCTGTTCTCGGCTGGCGAATTCATGGGCGGCGAAGGGACCGAAGAGCTGGTGATGAGCGACCCGTTCGGCGGGGTCTACAAGAAGCTGGTGATCAAGGACGACAGGCTGGTTGGCGCCTGCCTGTACGGCGACACGGTGGACGGCAGCTGGTACTTCAAGCTCTTGCGCGACGGCCGCAGCGTGCACGACATCCGCGACAAGCTGATGTTCGGCGAATCCAACATCGGCGACAGCGGCCACGAGGGCCACAGCAAGGCCGCAGGCATGCCGGACGACGCCGAGGTCTGCGGCTGCAACGGCGTCACCAAGGGCACCATCTGCAAGGCGATCAAGGACAAGGGCCTGTTCACGCTCGATGAAGTGCGCCGGCACACCAAGGCCAGCGCGAGCTGCGGCTCGTGCACCGGGCTGGTCGAGCAGCTATTGATGGCCACGGCCGGCGGCGACTACTCGGCCCTGCCTGCGAAAAAAGCCCTGTGCGGCTGCACCGAGCACAGCCACCAGGAGGTGCGCGAGGCCATCAAGGCGCACAAGCTGCTGGCCATTGCCGACGTGTTCCACTTCATGGAGTGGCGCACGCCGAATGGCTGCTCAATGTGCCGCCCGGCCGTCAACTACTACCTGCTCTCGACCTGGCCCAAGCAGGCCAGGGACGACCCGCAAAGCCGCTACATCAACGAGCGCAGCCACGCCAACATCCAGAAGGACGGCACCTACAGCGTGATTCCGCGCATGTGGGGCGGCGAGACCACGGCCAGCGAGCTGCGCCGCATCGCCGACGCGGTGGACAAATACAAGATCCCGACCGTCAAGGTCACGGGCGGCCAGCGCATCGACCTGCTGGGGGTGAAGAAGGAAGACCTGCAAAACGTCTGGAAGGACATCGGCATGCCTTCCGGCCACGCCTACGCCAAGGCGCTGCGCACGGTCAAGACCTGCGTCGGGTCGGAGTGGTGCCGCTTCGGCACGCAGGACAGCACGCAGATGGGCAAGGACCTGGAGCGCGCGCTGTGGCGCATGTACGCGCCGCACAAGGTCAAGCTGGCGGTGAGCGGCTGCCCGCGCAACTGCGCCGAGTCGGGCATCAAGGACGTGGGCGTGATCGGCGTCGATTCGGGCTGGGAAATCCACGTGGGCGGCAACGGCGGCATCAAGACCGAGGTGGCGCAATTCCTCGTGAAGGTGAAGACGTCGGGGGAGGTACTGGAGTATGCCGGCGGCTTCCTGCAGCTGTACCGTGAGGAAGGCTGGTACCTGGAGCGCACCGTGCACTACATCCAGCGCGTCGGCCTCGACTACGTGAAGAAGCGGATCCTGGACGACGCCGAGGGCCGCAAGGCGCTGTGGGAGCGCCTGCAGTTCAGCGTGGATGGCGAGCCCGATCCGTGGTTCGAGACGGACAAGGCGGGCGTGGACACGCGGCAGTTCGAGCCGCTCACGGCCTGA